GCCGACCCCACGCCGGCATGGAAGGCGTTGAGTTTCTCCCGGCCGGTGAGGTGGCAGATGACCAGCCGGCCCGCCGGCCGCAGCAGCCGGGCCATGGCCGCCAGGGCCTCGGCCTTGCGGCTCAGGTGGGGGAAAAAATTATAGAGCAGCACGGCGTCGAAGGCGCTTGGGCAGAAGCACGGCCGGTGGGCGTCGGCGAGCACCCAGCCGGCACCGGCCGCCGCCGCCCGGTCGCGGGCCTGGCGCAGCATGGGCAGCGAAAAGTCCATCCCCACCACCCGGCCGTTTGCCCCCACGAGGTCCAGCACCACCGGCGTGATCCGCCCGGTGCCGCAGCCGGCCTCCAGGATCCGCTGCCCGGGCCGCAGGCCGGCTTCCGCCAGCACCGTCCGCAGGCGGGGCAACTCACCGGGATCCTGGTAGTCGGCGTCCCAGCCGTCGGCGTGATAGTCGAAGAAGGCCCGTTTGTCGGCATGCGTTTCAGTCATAACGGGTCGCCTCCCGGCGCCGGAAAATCAAGACGACAAAGAACACGGCGCAGAGCACGACGATCACCATGGCGCCTGTGCCCACGTTCCACCAGGCCGACAGCAGCACGCCCGCGAGGCAGCCGCCCGCGCCCAGCGCGGCGCTGGCGACAAACAGCCCCGGCAGGCTGCGGGCGAACAGTCGCGCCGTGGCCGCCGGCGCGATGAGCACCGCGAAGATCAGCAGGCCGCCCAGCGCCTCCAGATAGACCGCCACCGCCACTCCCACCACCGTCAGCACCAGGCCCATCAGAAACGCGTCCCTGAGCCCCGCGGCGGCGGCCAGCTTCCGGCTCACCAGCAGCGCCCGCAGGCCGGGGTAGAACCCGACGACGAGCGCCGCGACCAGGACCGTGGCCCCCGCCATCCAGACCAGCCGGTCCGGTGGCAGGAGCAGGATGCTGCCCCACAGGAGGGCCAGCAGGCGGTTGATCTCCCCGCCCGCCAGGGACATCCCCAAGAAGGTCAGGCCCAGCATGGTGGAAAAGACGATGCCCACCGCCAACTCATGCTCCTGGCGGGACTTCTCGATGATGGGGCCGATGAGCCAGACCGACAGGCAAGAACCGGCGAAGGCGCCGCTCACCGGCGACACTCCCAGCAGGTGCCCGGCCACCGCCCCCGCCATGGCGCCGTGGGCCGCCGCCACGCCGGTGAACGGGATGCGCAGGCCCACAATGAGCACGCCCAGCAGGCCGCAGCCGGCGCCGCCGGCCAGGGCCGCCCACAGGGCCCGCTGCATCAGCGGGAGGTGCAGCCAGTCAGCCAGGTTCATGCCGGACCTCCCGGTAGCGCGCTCGCGGCCGCCAGCGGTCGGTCGTCCGCCAACCGGCCGTCCGTCAGGTGCAACATGCGGGTGGCCGCTTCCGGCGGTTCTTCGGCCTGGTGACTGACGAGGATCACCGCCAGACCCTGCTCTCGGTTCACCCGCGCCAGCAGCCGGGCGATCTGCTCCCGGGCGGAGCGGTCCAGGTGGTTCATCGGTTCATCCATGAGGATGAGCTGCGGCTCCTGGAGGAGGATCCGGGCGATGGCCACCTTCTGCAGCTCGCCGCCCGACAGCGCCGCCAGGGGCCGGTCCAGGAGCGGGGTGATGCCGATGTAGGCGGCGATGTCCGCCAGGCGGGCGGCGCGCCTGCGCCGGCTGCCGCGCCGCGTCCCCCATCCCCCGCACTGGGCCAATGCGGCGAACTCGCCCGCCCGGATCGGGATGCGCGTGTCGAACCAGGCCTGTTGGGGCAGGTAACCGATCCGGCGCCTCAGGGCCGGTCGGTTCGCCCAGTCCATGGGCAGCCCGGCCACGCGAACCTGTCCGGCGGTGGGCGTCGCAAAGCCGGTGATCGTCTCGAACAGCATGGTCTTGCCGGCGCCGTTGGGCCCGCGCAGCAGGATGAACTCGCGGGGCGCCACCCGCAGGCGGATATCCTGGAGGAGCCGGCGACCGCCCCGCTCCAGGCTCACGCCGGTCAGTTCAACGAGCGGCGGGGCGGACATGGCTGAGGGCTTCTCGGAGCGCGCGAGTCTGTGACTGGAAATACGCCAGGTAATCGTATTGCTGCGCCGGGTCCGTGGGAAAATTGCTGAGCACGACGTGCGGCCGGCCCCACTGTTCCGCCAGCCGCCCGGTGATGCCCGCCTGGTCCGACTGCCGGTTACCCACCAGCAGGTCCACGTCTCCCGGCGCCCGCCGGATCAGCTACGGCGACGGATCGGCGCCGGCGAGCCAGGTGCCGCGCACCTCGATCCCCAGGAATCGCAGGAATTCCGCCTGGCGGCTGTCGCAGACGACCGCCACTCCGCGGCCCAGCCGCCGCAGCTCGGCCAAAGTCGGCAGGGTCATTCGGCGTACGGAATCATCGGCCGCCACGTGGCGGGAGCGGATCACCGGCGCCTGCCGGGGAAACCGGCGGGCTAGAACATCGGCCGCCTCGGCCAGCCCC
This genomic stretch from Acidobacteriota bacterium harbors:
- a CDS encoding methyltransferase domain-containing protein — translated: MTETHADKRAFFDYHADGWDADYQDPGELPRLRTVLAEAGLRPGQRILEAGCGTGRITPVVLDLVGANGRVVGMDFSLPMLRQARDRAAAAGAGWVLADAHRPCFCPSAFDAVLLYNFFPHLSRKAEALAAMARLLRPAGRLVICHLTGREKLNAFHAGVGSAVAHDMIPPREVVSRMLADARLGPVIWREAEDLYLVVGEAGA
- a CDS encoding metal ABC transporter permease, which produces MNLADWLHLPLMQRALWAALAGGAGCGLLGVLIVGLRIPFTGVAAAHGAMAGAVAGHLLGVSPVSGAFAGSCLSVWLIGPIIEKSRQEHELAVGIVFSTMLGLTFLGMSLAGGEINRLLALLWGSILLLPPDRLVWMAGATVLVAALVVGFYPGLRALLVSRKLAAAAGLRDAFLMGLVLTVVGVAVAVYLEALGGLLIFAVLIAPAATARLFARSLPGLFVASAALGAGGCLAGVLLSAWWNVGTGAMVIVVLCAVFFVVLIFRRREATRYD
- a CDS encoding ATP-binding cassette domain-containing protein; its protein translation is MSAPPLVELTGVSLERGGRRLLQDIRLRVAPREFILLRGPNGAGKTMLFETITGFATPTAGQVRVAGLPMDWANRPALRRRIGYLPQQAWFDTRIPIRAGEFAALAQCGGWGTRRGSRRRRAARLADIAAYIGITPLLDRPLAALSGGELQKVAIARILLQEPQLILMDEPMNHLDRSAREQIARLLARVNREQGLAVILVSHQAEEPPEAATRMLHLTDGRLADDRPLAAASALPGGPA